The proteins below are encoded in one region of Tessaracoccus aquimaris:
- a CDS encoding uroporphyrinogen-III synthase, with translation MVAVPLQRTVAIRPTDWPTDADWVALTSPATLDVLDGLGLTLPEGARIAVVGSGTARSAVAHGLTVDRMPAGGVGSARALLDAWPQGSDRILIPGSARASGELASGLLAKGHVVTPVDVYTVETLPTAPAAVKGDYQGAMFDVVVVTSGSVAEAVDALLGWPSGTSVVALGEPSAAALVALGVTPDAVAATQDADGVIAAIATTL, from the coding sequence GTGGTCGCCGTCCCGCTGCAACGCACCGTCGCGATCCGGCCGACCGACTGGCCGACGGACGCCGACTGGGTAGCGCTCACCTCGCCCGCGACGCTCGATGTCCTCGACGGGCTTGGGCTGACGCTTCCGGAGGGCGCCCGGATCGCCGTGGTCGGCTCAGGCACCGCTCGCTCCGCTGTCGCGCACGGGCTCACCGTTGACCGGATGCCAGCAGGCGGCGTTGGTAGCGCCCGCGCGCTGCTCGACGCCTGGCCGCAGGGCTCGGACCGGATCCTCATTCCCGGCTCCGCGCGGGCCTCCGGGGAACTGGCAAGCGGGCTGCTGGCCAAGGGCCACGTCGTCACTCCCGTGGATGTGTATACGGTGGAGACGTTGCCGACGGCGCCCGCGGCCGTGAAGGGCGACTACCAGGGCGCGATGTTCGACGTCGTGGTGGTCACCTCCGGATCGGTAGCCGAGGCCGTCGACGCGCTGCTCGGCTGGCCCTCCGGGACCAGCGTGGTGGCGCTCGGCGAGCCGTCTGCGGCCGCGCTGGTGGCGTTGGGTGTGACCCCCGATGCCGTCGCGGCGACGCAGGACGCGGACGGCGTGATCGCCGCCATCGCGACGACGCTGTGA